A DNA window from Anas platyrhynchos isolate ZD024472 breed Pekin duck chromosome 33, IASCAAS_PekinDuck_T2T, whole genome shotgun sequence contains the following coding sequences:
- the MARK4 gene encoding LOW QUALITY PROTEIN: MAP/microtubule affinity-regulating kinase 4 (The sequence of the model RefSeq protein was modified relative to this genomic sequence to represent the inferred CDS: inserted 2 bases in 2 codons): MSSRSALAAGNERNADGLGGSRSEKGSAWSGGRSLGARCRNSVASCPEEQPHVGNYRLLRTIGKGNFAKVKLARHVLTGKEVAIKIIDKTQLNPTSLQKLFREVRIMKGLNHPNIVKLFEVIETEKTLYLVMEYASAGEVFDYLVSHGRMKEKEARAKFRQIVSAVHYCHQKNIVHRDLKAENLLLDADANIKIADFGFSNEFRLGSKLDTFCGSPPYAAPELFQGKKYDGPEVDIWSLGVILYTLVSGSLPFDGHNLKELRERVLRGKYRVPFYMSTDCENILRRFLVLNPAKRCTLEQIMKDKWINIGYEGDELKPYKEPEEDFGDTKRIEVMVGMGYTREEIKESLSNQKYNEVTATYLLLGRKNEVEAGESRTGSSLSLARVRAPSEVANGAGKGGHGKGQXGGAPTYHRQRRHSDFCGPSPVPAHPKRSPTSAGEGELKDERLPGRKASCSVGGGGXRDAPPSSPMVSSANHPNKAEIPERHKDGAGNANTIPSSVMARRNTYVCTERPGTERHSLLQNGKENSSVTGRVPPASPSSHSIAAGSAERARLARGTTVRSTFHGGQLRDRRAGGGGGGSNGAPPSPTLPPEASPLPQSRSRATSNLFSKLTSKLSRRVADEPERIGGSALTSCHLPWDQKEAQPRLLRCPWHVRVTSARPPEAVMAALTQATLSAGCRARQPQPFLLSCTHDRGPSELFCHFEAEVCRLQRLGVHGVLFRRLAGTAGAFRATLARVAGQLQL; this comes from the exons atGTCTTCGCGTTCCGCCCTGGCGGCGGGGAACGAGCGGAACGCGgacggg ctgggcGGCAGCCGCTCGGAGAAGGGCTCGGCGTGGTCGGGGGGCCGCTCGCTGGGCGCCCGCTGCCGCAATTCGGTGGCCTCGTGCCCCGAGGAGCAGCCCCACGTGGGCAACTACCGCCTGCTGCGCACCATCGGCAAGGGCAACTTCGCCAAGGTCAAGCTGGCCCGCCACGTCCTCACCGGcaaggag GTGGCCATCAAAATCATCGACAAGACGCAGCTGAACCCCACCAGCCTCCAGAAG ctcttcCGGGAAGTGCGCATCATGAAGGGGCTGAACCATCCCAACATCG tgaaGCTGTTTGAGGTGATCGAGACGGAGAAGACGCTGTACCTGGTGATGGAGTACGCCAGCGCGG GCGAAGTGTTCGACTACCTCGTGTCCCACGGGAGGATGAAGGAGAAGGAGGCGAGGGCCAAGTTCAGACAg ATCGTCTCGGCCGTGCACTACTGCCACCAGAAGAACATCGTCCACCGCGACCTCAAG GCGGAAAACCTGCTGCTGGACGCCGACGCCAACATCAAAATCGCCGATTTTGGCTTCAGCAACGAATTCCGCCTGGGCTCCAAACTCGACACTTTCTGCGGTTCCCCCCCCTACGCCGCCCCCGAACTTTTTCAGGGCAAAAAATACGACGGCCCCGAAGTCGACATCTGGAGCCTGGGGGTCATCCTCTACACCCTGGTCAGCGGCTCCCTGCCCTTCGACGGGCACAACCTCAAg gagcTCCGGGAGCGGGTGCTGCGGGGCAAGTACCGGGTGCCCTTCTACATGTCCACCGACTGCGAGAACATCCTGCGCCGCTTCCTGGTGCTCAACCCCGCCAAGCGCTGCACCCTCGAG caaatCATGAAGGACAAATGGATCAACATCGGCTACGAGGGCGACGAGCTCAAACCCTACAAAGAACCCGAGGAGGATTTCGGGGACACCAAGCGCATCG aGGTGATGGTGGGCATGGGCTACACGCGGGAGGAGATCAAGGAGTCCCTGAGCAACCAAAAATACAACGAGGTGACGGCCACCTACCTCCTGCTGGGCAGGAAGAACGAG GTGGAGGCGGGCGAGTCGCGCACGGGCAGCAGCCTGTCCCTGGCCCGGGTGCGGGCACCCAGCGAGGTGGCCAACGGAGCGGGCAAGGGGGGGCACGGCAAGGGCC CCGGGGGGGCCCCCACCTACCACCGGCAGCGGCGGCACAGCGACTTCT GCGGCCCCTCTCCGGTGCCGGCGCACCCcaaacgcagccccacaagcgcAGGCGAGGGGGAGCTGAAGGACGAGCGGCTGCCGGGCCGCAAGGCCAGTTGCAgcgtgggggggggcg cgagggatgcccccccctccagccccatggTCAGCAGCGCCAACCACCCCAATAAGGCCGAAATCCCCGAAAGGCACAAGGACGGCGCCGGCAACGCG AACACCATCCCCTCCAGCGTGATGGCGCGCAGGAACACCTACGTCTGCACCGAGCGCCCGGGCACCGAGCGCCACTCGCTGCTGCAGAACGGCAAGGAGAACAG CTCCGTCACCGGCCGCGTGCCCCCCGCCTCCCCCTCCAGCCACAGCATCGCCGCCGGCTCGGCCGAGCGCGCCCGCCTGGCGCGGGGCACCACGGTGCGCAGCACCTTCCACGGCGGCCAGCTCCGGGATCGGcgtgccggggggggcgggggggggtccaaCGGGGCCCCCCCTTCCCCGACTTTACCCCCCGAAGCCTCCCCCTTGCCTCAAAGCCGCTCCAGGGCCACCTCCAACCTCTTCAGCAAGCTGACCTCCAAGCTGAGCCGCAG GGTCGCAGACGAACCTGAGAGAATCGGGGGATCTGCGCTCACAAg ttgcCATCTACCTTGGGATCAAAAGGAAGCCCAACCCCGGCTGCTCCGATGTCCCTGGCATGTGAGGGTGACGAGCGCCCGGCCCCCCGAGGCGGTGATGGCGGCGCTGACCCAGGCCACCCTCTCGGCCGGTTGCCGGGCTCGCCAGCCCCAACCCTTCCTCCTCTCTTGCACCCACGACCGGGGGCCCAGCGAGCTCTTCTGCCACTTCGAGGCCGAGGTTTGCCGGCTCCAACGCCTCGGCGTCCACGGCGTCCTCTTCCGACGCCTGGCCGGCACCGCCGGGGCTTTCCGAGCCACCCTAGCCCGCGTGGCCGGCCAGCTGCAGCTCTAA
- the CKM gene encoding creatine kinase M-type codes for MPFSNTHNKHKLKFSAEEEFPDLSKHNNHMAKVLTPALYQRLRDKETPSGFTLDDVIQTGVDNPGHPFIMTVGCVAGDEESYEVFKELFDPVIQDRHGGYKPTDKHRTDLNHENLKGGEDLDPKYVLSSRVRTGRSIKGYSLPPHCSRGERRAIEKLSVTALNSLEGEFKGKYYPLKAMTEQEQQQLIDDHFLFDKPVSPLLLASGMARDWPDARGIWHNDNKTFLVWVNEEDHLRVISMEKGGNMKEVFRRFCVGLKKIEEIFKKAGHPFMWTEHLGYILTCPSNLGTGLRGGVHVRLPKLSQHPKFEEVLKRLRLQKRGTGGVDTAAVGAVFDISNADRLGFSEVEQVQMVVDGVKLMVEMEKKLEQNQSIDDMIPAQK; via the exons ATGCCGTTCAGCAACACCCACAACAAGCACAAGCTGAAGTTCTCGGCCGAGGAGGAGTTCCCCGACCTCTCCAAGCACAACAACCACATGGCCAAGGTGCTGACCCCCGCCCTCTACCAGCGCCTGCGCGACAAGGAGACCCCCAGCGGCTTCACGCTGGACGACGTCATCCAGACCGGCGTCGACAACCCCG gaCACCCCTTCATCATGACGGTGGGCTGCGTGGCCGGGGACGAGGAGTCCTACGAGGTGTTCAAGGAGCTCTTTGACCCCGTCATCCAGGACCGCCACGGCGGCTACAAACCCACCGACAAGCACCGCACCGACCTCAACCACGAGAACCTCAAg GGGGGCGAGGACCTGGACCCCAAATACGTGCTGAGCAGCCGCGTGCGCACCGGACGCAGCATCAAGGGGTACTCCCTGCCCCCCCACTGCAGCCGGGGGGAGCGGCGCGCCATCGAGAAGCTGTCCGTCACCG CCCTGAACAGCCTGGAGGGGGAGTTCAAGGGGAAATACTACCCGCTGAAGGCCAtgacagagcaggagcagcagcagctgatcGACGACCACTTCCTCTTCGACAAGCCCGTCTcgcccctgctgctggcctccgGCATGGCCCGCGACTGGCCCGACGCCCGCGGCATCTG gcaCAATGACAACAAGACCTTCCTGGTGTGGGTGAACGAGGAGGACCACCTCCGCGTCATCTCCATGGAGAAGGGGGGCAACATGAAGGAGGTCTTCAGGCGCTTCTGCGTCGGCCTCAAGaag ATCGAGGAGATCTTCAAGAAGGCCGGGCACCCCTTCATGTGGACCGAGCACCTGGGCTACATCCTGACCTGCCCCTCCAACCTGGGCACGGGGCTGCGCGGCGGCGTCCACGTCCGCCTGCCCAAACTCAGCCAGCACCCCAAATTCGAGGAGGTGCTCAAGCGCCTCCGCCTCCAGAAGCGCGGCACAG GCGGCGTGGACACGGCGGCCGTGGGTGCCGTTTTCGACATCTCCAACGCCGACCGCTTGGGATTTTCGGAGGTGGAGCAGGTGCAGATGGTGGTGGACGGCGTCAAGCTCATGGTGGAGATGGAGAAGAAGCTGGAGCAGAACCAGTCCATCGACGACATGATCCCGGCCCAAAAatag